A region from the Thermanaeromonas sp. C210 genome encodes:
- a CDS encoding histone deacetylase family protein, protein MLKAARRVGLVFFPAYDWAISPTHPEREERLLYTQDQVWEEGVLDIEGITEYRPRLADIKDVERVHICVPDVRSRAGESDLIAAGGALVAADAVLQGEVDRAFAIVRPPGHHAQRIVYGNRGFCNINIEAIMIEYIRQRYGPKRIAIVDTDCHHGDGTQDIYWHDKDTLYISIHQDGRTLYPGTGFLPEFGGPNACGYTLNLPLPPQTGEEGFLYALENLILPVLNDFRPDLIINSAGQDNHYTDPITNMRFSARGYARLTELLQPHIAVLEGGYSIEGALPYVNLGIILALAGLDYTYVREPDYTPAKVSQPQEITDYIAHLCRETYAAWQQREEIRAQTTRGKKEITRQRRVYYDTEGLLEIQKETTLVCEECAGLTWIDSRCSERGEHILAVFIPRDACPRCRQEGEKLFRQADRRSYTRVYLQDRPRDILVRE, encoded by the coding sequence ATGCTTAAAGCTGCCCGCCGCGTGGGACTGGTGTTCTTCCCGGCCTACGACTGGGCCATCTCCCCTACCCACCCGGAGCGGGAGGAGCGGCTCCTCTATACCCAGGACCAGGTCTGGGAAGAGGGAGTTTTAGATATCGAAGGCATTACCGAATACCGCCCGCGGCTGGCCGACATTAAGGACGTCGAGCGGGTCCACATCTGCGTGCCCGACGTTAGGAGCCGGGCCGGTGAATCAGATCTCATTGCCGCCGGCGGGGCTCTGGTGGCGGCCGACGCCGTCCTCCAGGGGGAGGTAGACCGGGCCTTTGCCATAGTGCGTCCCCCCGGCCACCATGCCCAGCGCATTGTCTACGGCAACCGCGGCTTCTGCAATATCAACATTGAAGCCATTATGATCGAATACATCCGCCAGAGGTACGGTCCCAAGCGCATCGCCATTGTAGATACCGATTGCCACCACGGCGACGGTACCCAGGACATTTACTGGCACGATAAGGACACCCTCTATATCTCCATTCATCAGGACGGCCGCACCCTCTACCCGGGCACCGGTTTTTTGCCCGAGTTCGGCGGTCCCAATGCCTGCGGGTACACCCTGAATCTCCCCCTACCCCCGCAAACCGGGGAGGAGGGATTCCTCTACGCCCTGGAAAACCTGATCCTCCCTGTGCTCAACGATTTCCGGCCCGACCTGATTATCAACTCGGCGGGGCAAGACAACCACTACACGGATCCCATTACCAATATGCGTTTTTCCGCCCGAGGTTACGCCAGGCTTACCGAACTCTTGCAGCCCCACATCGCGGTTCTGGAAGGGGGCTACTCCATCGAAGGCGCCCTCCCCTATGTCAACCTGGGGATCATCCTGGCCCTGGCGGGGCTGGATTATACTTACGTCCGGGAACCCGATTACACCCCGGCTAAAGTATCCCAGCCCCAGGAAATTACCGACTATATTGCCCACCTGTGCCGGGAAACTTATGCAGCCTGGCAGCAGCGGGAGGAAATACGGGCGCAGACCACACGGGGGAAAAAAGAAATCACCCGCCAGCGCCGCGTCTACTACGACACCGAAGGGCTGCTGGAGATCCAAAAGGAGACCACCTTGGTCTGTGAAGAGTGTGCCGGCCTGACCTGGATAGATTCCCGCTGTTCAGAGCGGGGCGAGCATATTTTGGCCGTCTTTATTCCCCGGGATGCCTGCCCTCGCTGCCGGCAGGAAGGGGAAAAGCTTTTCCGGCAGGCTGACCGGCGGAGCTATACCCGAGTATACCTCCAGGACCGGCCGCGGGATATTCTGGTTAGAGAGTAA
- a CDS encoding YraN family protein, translating to MTLERKRIGRQGEEAAAAFLQEKGFRLRERNFRCGLGELDIVAEEGGEIVFVEVRTRSSNLLGTPQESVDWRKQHRLRRLAAYYLQQKGLAGLPCRFDVVAVWLDKRGGVERIELVRGAF from the coding sequence ATGACGCTGGAAAGGAAGCGCATAGGTCGGCAGGGGGAGGAAGCGGCGGCCGCCTTTCTGCAGGAGAAAGGCTTTCGCCTGCGGGAGAGGAACTTCCGCTGCGGCCTGGGTGAGCTGGATATAGTGGCCGAGGAGGGCGGGGAAATAGTTTTCGTAGAGGTCAGGACCCGCTCCTCGAACTTACTGGGAACTCCCCAGGAATCGGTAGACTGGCGCAAACAGCACCGCTTGCGCCGGCTGGCGGCCTACTATCTGCAACAGAAGGGCCTGGCCGGCCTTCCCTGCCGCTTTGATGTAGTAGCCGTATGGCTGGATAAAAGGGGAGGGGTGGAGAGAATAGAGCTGGTGCGGGGCGCCTTTTAG
- a CDS encoding NADH-quinone oxidoreductase subunit N produces the protein MGVWQLLSVELLTAALGLGLLVLGLLVPGQEKRGLAYLTTAGLIGIAAVAWALREAQGVVLNGYIIDPLGTYFKILFLAAAVLTCIASFDYIGRLPRGEGEFYALLVLATLGMMLLASAGELITLYLGLELMTISLCILVAYRKGDMKSAEAGIKYIILGAMSSAILLYGLSLIYGATGSTVIREISSVITREGVRPLLGVGIIFVLAGFAFKMAAVPFHMWAPDVYEGAPTPITGFLSVASKAAGFAAFLRIFFGALPQTHGLWAELIVALSVLSMVMGNLVAIPQKNIKRLLAYSSISQAGYLLLGVVAFSVLGVGAILYHSMLYVFANMAAFMAATAFYNVQGSDEIGDYAGLARRSPLLAAVLLFSLLSLAGIPPLAGFVSKFYLFMAVIGRGYIWLAILAVLMSMVSVYYYLQVVKAMYFGEPPTGSPVIQVPLGMQVALVLSLAVLFFFGLYPTPLTSYAFNSAMAFLGH, from the coding sequence GTGGGTGTCTGGCAGCTTTTGAGCGTGGAACTTTTGACGGCCGCCTTGGGATTAGGGCTGCTGGTGCTGGGGCTTTTGGTGCCGGGGCAGGAGAAAAGGGGATTGGCTTACCTGACTACAGCCGGCTTAATAGGAATTGCGGCCGTGGCCTGGGCTCTGCGGGAGGCCCAGGGAGTCGTCTTGAACGGATACATTATCGATCCCCTGGGAACCTACTTTAAAATCCTCTTTCTTGCGGCGGCGGTGCTGACGTGTATTGCCTCCTTTGACTATATCGGCCGGTTGCCGCGCGGCGAAGGGGAGTTCTATGCCTTACTGGTCCTGGCTACCCTGGGCATGATGCTTCTGGCCTCCGCCGGAGAATTGATTACCCTGTACCTGGGACTAGAGTTGATGACCATTTCCCTCTGCATCCTGGTCGCTTATCGCAAGGGGGATATGAAATCCGCCGAAGCGGGTATTAAGTATATCATCCTGGGAGCAATGTCTTCGGCCATTCTCCTTTACGGGCTCAGCCTAATTTACGGGGCTACGGGCAGTACGGTTATAAGGGAGATAAGCTCAGTCATAACCAGGGAAGGCGTAAGACCTCTGTTGGGAGTGGGTATCATCTTTGTCCTGGCGGGCTTTGCCTTTAAGATGGCGGCGGTACCCTTTCATATGTGGGCGCCCGATGTATACGAAGGAGCGCCTACCCCCATTACCGGTTTTTTGTCGGTAGCCTCTAAAGCTGCAGGTTTTGCGGCCTTCTTGCGCATCTTCTTTGGGGCTCTGCCCCAAACTCACGGCCTCTGGGCGGAATTAATCGTGGCCCTGTCTGTCTTAAGCATGGTCATGGGCAATTTGGTGGCCATTCCCCAGAAGAATATCAAAAGGCTGCTGGCTTATTCCAGTATTTCTCAGGCAGGCTACTTGCTCCTGGGCGTGGTAGCCTTCTCCGTACTGGGGGTGGGCGCTATCCTGTACCATTCCATGCTCTATGTTTTTGCTAATATGGCAGCCTTCATGGCCGCTACAGCCTTCTACAATGTCCAGGGAAGCGATGAGATCGGGGATTATGCAGGTCTGGCCAGGCGTTCGCCCTTGCTGGCAGCCGTTCTGCTTTTTTCCCTCCTTTCCCTGGCCGGCATACCGCCCCTGGCGGGGTTTGTGAGCAAATTCTACCTGTTTATGGCCGTGATCGGCCGGGGATATATCTGGCTGGCCATTCTGGCCGTTTTGATGAGCATGGTTTCCGTCTATTACTATCTACAAGTAGTCAAAGCCATGTATTTTGGTGAACCCCCGACCGGAAGCCCGGTTATACAGGTGCCCCTGGGAATGCAGGTGGCTCTCGTGCTATCCCTGGCCGTGCTATTTTTCTTCGGCCTCTATCCAACACCCCTTACCAGTTACGCTTTTAATTCCGCCATGGCTTTTCTCGGGCACTGA
- a CDS encoding complex I subunit 4 family protein codes for MSFPLLTSILLAPVIGLILILLIPEREQLLIKITAAVATFVALALSVYAYIAYDQGAGGLQFLEDRTWVPAFGINYSVGVDGMSLPMVLLTAIVIFTGVFASWDMTNRIKEFFIFLLMLVTGVFGVFMTRDLFFFYLFFEVAVIPMYLLIGIWGSTRKEYAAMKLTLYLLVGSAFALIGIIALFLYASNQLGYLTFDIQTLATVRYDVGFQKFIFFLMLIGFGVLVPIWPLHLWSPDGHVAAPTAVSMLHAGVLMKLGAYGLIRVGVFFFPEGAKFWAPLIAVLCIVNVVYGAMIAMVQKDLKFVIGYSSVSHMGYVLLGIAALNTLSLSGAVTQMFAHGIMTALFFALVGNIYHKAHTREIARFGGLAHQMPRVAAGFLIGGLASLGLPGLNNFVAEFLIFLGAFTREQALWGGLLSYRVLAILAILGIVITATYVLRVVQKTFFGPRKSEWDCLEDARGVELVPIVVLCSVLVLFGLFPSLMVDLIHTGVAPLVAKIEAAKAVGGIF; via the coding sequence ATGAGTTTCCCGCTTTTGACTTCCATTCTTCTGGCGCCGGTAATAGGGCTTATCCTCATATTGTTAATACCGGAAAGGGAGCAGTTGCTCATAAAGATCACCGCCGCCGTCGCTACCTTTGTCGCCCTGGCGCTGTCGGTTTATGCATACATTGCCTACGACCAGGGGGCAGGCGGGTTACAGTTTCTGGAAGATAGGACGTGGGTGCCGGCCTTCGGCATCAATTATTCTGTGGGCGTGGATGGAATGAGCCTGCCCATGGTGTTGCTTACGGCCATAGTAATATTTACCGGCGTTTTTGCCTCCTGGGATATGACCAACCGCATCAAGGAGTTCTTCATTTTCCTCCTGATGCTGGTAACTGGTGTCTTCGGGGTGTTCATGACCAGGGACCTCTTTTTCTTCTATCTCTTTTTTGAAGTAGCGGTGATCCCCATGTATCTCTTAATCGGTATATGGGGAAGCACCCGAAAAGAGTACGCGGCCATGAAGCTCACCCTGTATCTCCTGGTAGGCAGCGCCTTTGCCCTGATAGGCATTATTGCCCTTTTCCTATACGCCTCCAACCAGTTGGGCTACCTAACCTTTGATATCCAGACGCTGGCTACCGTCCGGTATGATGTAGGCTTCCAGAAGTTTATCTTCTTCCTCATGCTCATCGGCTTCGGGGTGCTGGTGCCCATCTGGCCCCTGCACCTGTGGTCCCCCGACGGCCACGTGGCAGCGCCTACGGCCGTAAGTATGCTCCACGCCGGGGTGTTGATGAAATTGGGGGCCTACGGCTTAATCCGGGTGGGAGTTTTCTTCTTCCCGGAAGGGGCCAAGTTTTGGGCTCCCCTTATCGCCGTTCTCTGCATCGTGAATGTGGTCTATGGAGCCATGATAGCCATGGTCCAGAAGGATTTAAAGTTCGTCATCGGCTACAGCAGCGTGAGCCACATGGGTTATGTGCTATTGGGGATAGCTGCTCTTAACACTTTAAGCTTGAGCGGAGCCGTAACCCAGATGTTCGCCCATGGCATCATGACGGCCCTCTTCTTCGCTCTGGTGGGGAATATCTACCATAAAGCCCATACCCGGGAGATCGCCCGCTTTGGCGGGCTGGCCCATCAGATGCCGCGGGTGGCTGCCGGTTTCCTGATCGGCGGCCTGGCTTCCCTGGGATTGCCCGGGCTGAATAACTTCGTGGCCGAGTTCTTGATTTTCTTAGGGGCCTTTACCCGGGAACAGGCGCTGTGGGGTGGCCTCTTAAGCTACCGGGTCCTAGCCATTTTAGCCATCCTGGGCATTGTCATTACCGCCACTTATGTCCTGCGGGTCGTGCAGAAAACCTTTTTTGGACCGCGCAAATCCGAGTGGGACTGTCTGGAAGATGCCCGGGGAGTGGAGCTGGTCCCCATTGTGGTGCTGTGCTCGGTGCTCGTTCTTTTCGGCCTGTTTCCCTCCCTTATGGTGGACCTCATTCATACCGGGGTAGCCCCGCTGGTAGCCAAGATCGAGGCCGCAAAGGCCGTAGGGGGGATTTTCTAG
- the nuoL gene encoding NADH-quinone oxidoreductase subunit L, which produces MMEYAWLVPLFPALAFPVIVFLTRRLKLLSALVGIAAIAASFVLSVGILVEVLQAGVTMEQPVERALNWLAIPGPRGWLLKIEAGILLDPLTAVMLVVVTLVALLVEIYSVGYMHGDPGFSVFFSYLSLFSASMLGLVVANNFFMMFFFWELVGLCSYLLIGFYFHKPEAARASLKAFVTNRVADFGFMLGFFFLFLMFGTFNFRELAEGIPQASNLGLLALAATLVFIGPIGKSAQFPLHVWLPDAMEGPTPVSALIHAATMVAAGVYLLARAFVLFAGLPSVMLIIAYVGGFTALFAATIGVVQRDIKRILAYSTISQLGYMVMAMGVGSMTAGMFHLTTHAFFKALLFLGAGSVIHALNEQDIFRMGGLAKDMKITAGTFIIGALALAGIPPLAGFWSKDEILLAAYSHGYTGLYLLGTVVAFLTAFYMFRLIFVAFFGRRRAGLHGHESPWTMTLPLIVLAALSVVGGFIGAPFVQDGFSSWVYFGEPHHVEPNYMIMFTSTLVALLGIYLAWLIYGREAVSHEALAQRWKGIYTVVYNKYYVDEAYLWFFRRVVLGLAEAFNWHDRNVVDRIFDGVGDLVRWSGRKLRYLQSGSLPVYALVIFAAVVVLVIWAAAPVIGGIR; this is translated from the coding sequence ATGATGGAGTACGCCTGGTTAGTGCCCCTTTTCCCGGCCCTGGCCTTTCCGGTCATCGTTTTTCTCACCCGCCGCCTGAAGCTACTGAGCGCCCTCGTGGGAATAGCAGCCATTGCTGCTTCCTTTGTGTTGTCCGTAGGGATTCTCGTGGAGGTACTCCAGGCGGGGGTCACCATGGAGCAACCGGTGGAAAGGGCCCTCAACTGGCTGGCTATTCCCGGGCCCCGGGGATGGCTGCTTAAGATTGAGGCTGGGATTTTGCTAGATCCCCTCACCGCCGTCATGCTGGTGGTGGTGACCCTGGTGGCCCTGCTGGTAGAGATCTATTCGGTGGGATATATGCATGGGGATCCCGGCTTCAGCGTTTTCTTCAGCTATCTCTCCCTTTTCAGCGCCTCCATGCTGGGACTGGTAGTGGCCAACAACTTCTTCATGATGTTTTTCTTCTGGGAACTGGTGGGCCTGTGCTCCTACTTACTCATAGGATTTTACTTTCACAAGCCTGAGGCAGCCCGGGCCAGCTTAAAGGCCTTCGTAACCAACCGCGTGGCGGATTTCGGGTTTATGCTGGGATTCTTCTTCCTCTTTCTTATGTTCGGCACCTTTAATTTCCGGGAGCTGGCGGAAGGCATCCCCCAGGCCTCCAACTTAGGGTTACTGGCCCTGGCGGCTACCCTAGTATTTATCGGGCCGATAGGTAAGTCCGCCCAGTTTCCCTTGCACGTCTGGCTGCCGGACGCCATGGAAGGCCCTACCCCTGTGAGTGCCTTGATCCACGCAGCCACCATGGTGGCGGCCGGTGTTTACCTCCTTGCGCGGGCTTTCGTCCTCTTTGCCGGCCTGCCCTCAGTGATGCTAATCATTGCCTACGTGGGCGGCTTTACGGCCCTCTTCGCGGCCACCATCGGGGTGGTCCAGCGGGATATAAAGCGGATCCTGGCTTACTCCACCATCAGCCAGCTGGGCTACATGGTCATGGCCATGGGTGTGGGCAGCATGACGGCCGGTATGTTTCACTTGACCACCCATGCCTTCTTTAAGGCCCTGCTCTTTCTGGGCGCCGGCAGCGTCATCCACGCCCTAAACGAGCAGGATATTTTCCGTATGGGCGGCTTGGCAAAGGATATGAAAATCACGGCCGGAACCTTTATTATAGGCGCGTTGGCCCTCGCAGGGATTCCACCCTTAGCGGGTTTCTGGAGTAAGGACGAAATTCTGCTGGCCGCCTACAGCCACGGCTATACCGGCCTCTACCTTCTGGGGACGGTAGTGGCTTTCCTGACGGCCTTTTATATGTTCCGCCTCATCTTTGTGGCCTTCTTCGGACGCCGGCGGGCGGGTCTCCACGGCCACGAGTCACCGTGGACCATGACCCTTCCCCTCATCGTTCTCGCCGCCCTGTCCGTGGTGGGAGGATTTATCGGCGCTCCTTTTGTTCAGGACGGGTTCAGCTCGTGGGTATACTTCGGGGAACCCCACCATGTGGAACCCAACTATATGATAATGTTCACTTCTACCCTGGTGGCCCTCCTAGGGATCTATCTAGCGTGGCTCATCTACGGACGGGAGGCCGTATCTCATGAGGCCCTGGCCCAGCGGTGGAAGGGGATCTATACGGTGGTATATAATAAGTACTATGTGGATGAGGCTTACCTCTGGTTTTTCCGGCGGGTGGTACTGGGATTGGCCGAGGCCTTTAACTGGCACGACCGTAACGTGGTAGACCGGATTTTTGACGGCGTGGGAGACCTGGTGCGCTGGTCGGGACGTAAATTGCGTTACCTGCAGAGCGGCAGCTTGCCGGTTTATGCCCTGGTGATTTTTGCAGCGGTAGTGGTCCTGGTAATCTGGGCGGCAGCGCCGGTGATAGGAGGGATAAGATGA
- the nuoK gene encoding NADH-quinone oxidoreductase subunit NuoK, with the protein MITLSHYLALAGLLFVVGLFGALAKRNAVAVLMGIELMLNAVNINLVAFNRFLNPGEVTGQVFALFVIVVAAAEVAVGLAIVINLYRRRLATDVEEADWLKW; encoded by the coding sequence ATGATTACCCTGAGCCATTATTTAGCCCTGGCCGGCCTTTTGTTCGTCGTGGGCCTTTTCGGTGCCCTGGCCAAGAGAAATGCGGTGGCCGTGCTGATGGGCATTGAGCTTATGCTGAACGCCGTGAACATCAATTTGGTGGCCTTTAACCGGTTTCTCAACCCCGGTGAGGTGACGGGCCAGGTTTTTGCCCTCTTTGTGATTGTAGTGGCGGCCGCCGAGGTGGCCGTGGGGCTGGCCATTGTCATCAACCTGTACCGGCGGCGGCTGGCCACCGATGTGGAAGAAGCTGACTGGTTGAAGTGGTAA
- a CDS encoding NADH-quinone oxidoreductase subunit J family protein: protein MAVFWLLAALTVGSAVAVVLLPNIVHSALYLVLTFIGVAGLYILLEAEFLAAVQVLVYAGAVAILLIFGVMLTRRGHIRQSNPFNSYHVAAGVVSLALFILVVLALGRSPWHGDPGTWPENTVGAIAEAFLGSYVLPFEVAAVLLLVGIIGAILLAREEKGEK from the coding sequence GTGGCAGTATTCTGGCTGCTGGCAGCCTTGACGGTGGGCTCGGCGGTAGCCGTGGTGTTGCTTCCCAATATCGTACACAGCGCCCTTTATCTGGTGTTGACCTTTATAGGCGTCGCCGGCCTCTATATTTTGCTGGAAGCCGAATTCCTGGCCGCGGTACAGGTACTGGTGTACGCGGGCGCCGTGGCCATCCTCCTTATCTTCGGTGTTATGCTCACCAGGAGGGGCCACATACGCCAGAGCAATCCCTTCAATAGTTATCATGTGGCCGCGGGTGTGGTTTCCCTAGCTCTGTTCATCTTGGTGGTCCTCGCCCTCGGCCGTAGCCCCTGGCATGGGGACCCCGGTACCTGGCCGGAGAATACCGTGGGAGCCATCGCCGAAGCTTTTCTGGGGTCCTATGTGCTCCCCTTTGAGGTAGCGGCCGTACTGCTGTTGGTGGGCATAATCGGCGCCATCCTGCTGGCAAGAGAGGAGAAAGGGGAAAAATGA
- a CDS encoding 4Fe-4S dicluster domain-containing protein: MFGQGLIKGLQVTWHLAFGKAITEQYPERRPNLPPRSHGSFVLESDKCRGCEVCANACPNHVISVQTRRGEDKKRHLSKFTMKLGQCLFCGLCVESCPSDALHFKTDFELACYRFEDTIHVLFEDKGGASKQEVDEK, encoded by the coding sequence GTGTTCGGACAAGGTCTTATAAAGGGTCTGCAGGTCACCTGGCATTTGGCCTTCGGCAAGGCCATTACCGAACAATATCCGGAGAGACGCCCGAATTTACCACCGCGTTCCCACGGTTCCTTCGTGCTGGAAAGTGACAAATGTAGGGGATGCGAGGTCTGTGCCAATGCCTGTCCCAACCACGTAATTAGCGTCCAGACGCGACGGGGGGAAGATAAGAAACGTCACCTCAGCAAATTTACCATGAAGTTGGGTCAGTGCCTCTTTTGCGGCCTTTGCGTAGAGAGCTGCCCCAGCGACGCCCTGCATTTTAAGACCGACTTCGAACTGGCATGTTACCGCTTTGAGGATACCATTCATGTTTTATTTGAAGATAAGGGCGGGGCTTCGAAGCAGGAAGTGGATGAGAAATAA